DNA sequence from the Selenomonas timonae genome:
CTGGCAGAGCAACTGACTCTTAATCAGTAGGTTCACGGTTCGATTCCGTGGTGGGTCACCATGTGTATTTCATCCGCTTGGCGGTTTTTGGAAAAGCAGGTTGGTATGCCAACCTGCTTTTCGTGTATAGGAGGCGTGCTTGTGAATATCCTGATACTGAATGACGACGGCATTGCGGCGGAGGGGATACGGACGCTCGCGCGTCATCTGGCGCAGCGTCATACTGTGACCGTTGCCGCACCGATGCATCAGCAGAGCGGGACATCTCACGCACTGACGATCGGGCGTGCAATCGAGGTGCGCGCCGATGAGCGCTTCGATTGCACGCATGACATTCGGGCATGGGCGATCGATGGGACGCCGACGGACTGTGCAAAGCTCTATCTGGACGCGATTGCGGAGGAAACGCCGGACGTCGTGCTCTCCGGGATCAACCACGGCTCGAACCTCGGCACCGATGTGATCTACTCGGGCACGGTCGGCGCCGCTTTCGAGGGGCTTTTTCACGGCATTCCGTCCTTTGCACTCTCCTTGGTCGAGGGGAGCAGCATTTCCTATGCGGAAGCGGCGGCATATTTTGAAGGCTTTATGGAAGATGTGCTGGCAGTGATGGAAAAGCCGTTTCTGCTCAATATCAATTTTCCGAAGGAACTTGCGGACGGACAGCCTCATTTCGTCTTCTGCAGGCAGGGTGGGCGTGACTATATTAATGCGTTCGAGCGCATTGAGGAGAACGGACGCGTGCACTACCGGGTGGCGGGCGAGGTGTCCGATACGGATAAGGGCGCGGGCACGGACATCTATGCCGTGGAGCACGGGCTGATCTCCGTAACGCCCGTCGGCATGGATATGACGGACTATCCGTTGCTTGAGGAATGCGGCAGGCTTATCGAGACGCGCTGACTGCCCGTTGATAATCACTATAAAGAGAGGGGATTCCGTCTTCTCCTCTTTTTTTTTGCGCCCATTTGCGGTATAATAGCGAACGTGAATAGGATTCATATTTCGGAGGTGTCTCTTTGCTGTACCCCGTGAATCTCGATCTAAGCGGTCGGCTCATCATTGTTGTGGGAGGCGGCACAGTGGCCGAGCGCAAGGTCGCGGGGCTGCTCGCTGCGGACGCCTCCGTCTCTGTGCGCGTGATTGCACCGCAGATGACAGAGCGACTGCATGCGTTCGCAGCAGATGAGCGCATTGATTGGAGAAATGAACGCTATATACGCGGTTCCTTGGAAGGGGCATTCCTCGTCTATGCGGCGACGGATTCTCCCGCGATCAATGCGGAGATTGCCGCCGAGGCAAACGCATGCGGAAGCCTCGTGAATATCATCGACGATCCGCATGCCTCGTCGTTCCAGGTTCCCTCAATGCTGCGGCGCGGGGATTTCCTGCTGACGGCATCGACGGGTGGTGGGAGTCCCGCGCTTGCGCGGGCGATACGGATGGAGCTTGAGCAATTCTATCCGCCTTCGTTTGGCATGTGGTTGGAGCGTGCTGCGATTCTGCGCGCAAAGTTGCAGGAGGAGCTTCCGACGAGCAGTGCGCGCACGGAGTTCTGGCGGACGGCACTGCGTCCCGATATTTTGAATATGATTCGCTGTGGAGAGTTAGAGAAAGCGGAGGTTGAGTTACGGCATGCAGCTCTTGACATTGGGGCTAAATCATCGCACGGCTCCGGTAGACGTGCGTGAGCGTGTATCATTTTCCCGTGAGGAACTGCGTTCGGGACTTCTGAGTCTGGGCGAATACGACGGTCTGAGCGGACTGGTCGTCCTGTCGACGTGTAACCGAACGGAGCTCTATGCTTCCGTGGACGATCATGAGCGCGGCGGACAGGCGCTGCGGCAGTTCCTCAACGATCTGGCGCAGGGTGGGGATGATCTGGACGAGTATCTCTACAACTACGCAGATGAAGAGGCGATTCGGCATCTGTTCCGAGTCGCCTCGAGCCTTGATTCGCTCGTGCTCGGCGAGGGGCAGATCCTCTCGCAGGTCAAGGAGGCCTATGCGATTGCCCGCGAGGCAGGTGCGACGAGCACTGTGCTGAACCTGCTCTTTCACCGCGCCATTGCAGCGGGCAAGCGCGTGCGGACGGAGACGCGCATTGCGTATCGCTCCGTATCCGTGAGCTATGCGGCGGTGGAGCTGGCGGCCGCCTCTCTCGGCGGCCTTGGCGGCTGTGCCGCGCTGATCTTCGGCGCGGGCAAGATGGCGGAGCTGACGGCAGAGCATCTGCGCGCACACGGCATTGAGCTGATTTACGTTGCGAACCGCCACATTGAGCGCGCCGAAAAGCTTGCAGAGCGGATCGGTGGGGAGGCAATTCCCTTCGATCGCGCGATGGAATATGCGACCTGCGTCGACGTGGTGGTCACCTCGACGGGCGCGCCGCACTATGTCATCAAGGCGTGGGAGGCACGCCGCCTGATGGCACGGCGGCAGGGGCGCAAGATCTTTCTCATCGACATTGCCGTTCCGCGCGATGTCGATCCCGATGTTGCGGGCATCAAGGGCATCGAGCTCTATAATATCGACGCACTCGAAGCCGTGGTGGACGAACATCTCAGCGAGCGTCAGGCAGAGGCGGTCAAGGCGGAGAAAATCGTGGAGGAGGAGGTTGACTCACTTCTCGAACGCTTCAAATATCTGTCCTTCCAGCCGCTCATGGCACTCCTCTCGGGACGCTGTGAACGCATCCGTGAGCGCGAGATCAAGCGCGTGAGTGCGAAGCTGCCCGAGCTTTCGGAGGAGGAGGGGCGGCAGGTGGAGCATATGAGCCGCATGATTGTCCGAAAGATTCTGCGCATTCCCATGATGAAGCTGCGCGCCTCGGCGGGCACGGCGGATGAGGCGTTCTACATCGAGGCAATGCGCGCCCTCTTTAAATTGGATGCGATAGGAGAGACGGGAACAAGTGAACAGCGGCACAATCACTATCGGTACGCGGGCAAGTAAGCTGGCACTGTGGCAGGCGGAATACATTGCGGGAGAAATCGAAAAGCGGCATCCTGACTGCCGCGTCGAACTCAAAAAGATGACGACAAAGGGCGACCGCATTCTCGATGCACCGCTCGCAAAGATCGGCGGCAAGGGACTCTTTACGAAGGAGCTTGAGCAGGCAATGCTCGCGGGGGAAATCGATCTCGCGGTGCACAGCCTCAAGGATATGCCAACGGAGGTTCCAGAGGGACTCATGATCGGCGCGATTACGGCACGTCTGGATGCGGGCGACGCATTTGTCAGCGTGCGCTACAAGGCAATTGAGGAGCTGCCACAGGGTGCGCGGGTCGGCACATCGAGCCTTCGCCGGCGGGCACAGCTGCTCGCTGTGCGCCCCGATCTCACGATCCTCGATCTGCGCGGCAACGTCAATACGCGTCTGGCGAAGCTGGATGCAGGCGAGTTCGATGCCATCGTACTTGCTGCGGCAGGGCTGAAACGCCTCGGGTTGGGTGAGCGCATCCGTACAATCCTGCCGCGTGCGATGATCCTCCCTGCTGTCGGGCAGGGCGCGCTTGCAATCGAGTGCCGCGCAGATGATCTGCAGGTTCGGGAGCTCATCGACTTCCTGTGCGACCCCCATATGACGGCGGCGGCGACGGCAGAACGTGCCTTCCTGCGGCGCGTCGAGGGCGGCTGTCAGATTCCCGTTGGTGTCTACGCCGAGGTCGGTGAGGGCAGTATGCTCCACGTCGAGGCGATGATTGCATCGGTGGACGGCATGCGCGTCTGCCGTTCGCGCACAATGGGGGCGACAGATACGGCGGAGAAGCTGGGCATTGCTCTGGCGGAGGAGCTGCTCGATGTTGGCGGTCGGGATATTTTGAAAGAGATAGGTATTACGGTATGAGCGGAAAAGTATTTCTTGTCGGCGCGGGTCCGGGCGATCCGCGCCTTTTGACGGTTGGTGCAATGAACTGCCTGAGAGAGGCGGATGTTGTGGTCTATGACCATCTGGCAGATGAGAGCATTCTTGCCCATGTGCCACATGGGGCAGAGCGCATCTACGTCGGGAAGCAGTCCTGCAAGCACACGATGCGGCAGGAGGACATCAACGTCCTGCTTGCCGACAAGGCAGATGAGGGTAAGACGGTCGTGCGTCTCAAGGGTGGCGATCCATTTGTGTTCGGGCGGGGCGGCGAGGAGGCGCTCGTGCTTTTGGAACGCGGCGTGCCCTTTGAAGTGTTGCCGGGCGTGACCTCCGCGATCAGCGTCCCCGCCTATGCCGGGATTCCCGTGACGCATCGCGGTGTTGCCGTCTCCTTTGCCGTCATCACAGGACATGAAGATCCAACCAAATCCGAATCCCATATTCGCTGGGAACATCTTGCGACAGGCGTCGATACCCTCGTCTTTCTGATGGGGGTTGCAAACCTTCCCGTCATCACGAAGAATCTCATCAACAACGGCCGTCCTGCCGACACCCCTGCGGCAATCATCCGCTGGGGGACGCGTGCAGATCAGGAGACATTCGTCACGACGGTCGGAGAGGCTGCCGAAATGGTGCAGCGTGACGGCATTCGTCCGCCCGCGATCTTCATTGTGGGCGATGTGGTAAGGCTCCGCGAGCAGCTGCGCTGGTTTGATCGTGCAGATATACGCCCCCTCCACGGGAAGCGCATCCTTGTCACGCGTGCGCGCGCGCAGGCATCGGCGCTGACAGAGAAGCTGACGGCGCTTGGGGCTTCCTGCATCGAGACGCCCGTGATCCGCATTACACCGCCCGCCAATGCCTATGCAGCACTCGATCATGCAATCGGTGAACTGCATTCCTATCATTGGGTGATTTTTACGAGTGTCAATGGTGTGGAGCATTTTTTTGCGCGGCTCGCTCATGCGGAAAAGGACACGCGTGCGCTCGGCTATGCAAAGGTCGCCGCCATTGGCTCGGCGACGGCTGAGGCACTGCGCTCCTATGGCATTCATGCCGACCTCGTGCCCGCCGAGTTCCGTGCGGAGGCGGTCGTGGACGGACTGAAGGACATCCTGCCGCCGCGTGCCCGCATCCTTTTGCCGCGCGCACAGGAGGCGCGCGATGTACTGCCGGAGTCGCTGCGTGCGCATGGGGCGACAGTCGATGTCGCCTCTGCCTATGAGACAGTGCCTGAACTGGACGGCGGTTCGGAACTCGCCGAGCGACTGATGCGCAGCGAGATTGACATTGTCACCTTTACTAGTTCCTCTACAGTCAAGAATCTCGTACAGCAGCTCGGCAATATCACGCCCCTGCAGCAGGTGAAGATTGCCTGCATCGGCCCTGTTACAGCGGATACAGCGCGGAATTTTGCACTCGAACCTGACATTGTGGCAGAGGCCTATACGATTGACGGATTGGTGAATGCGATAAAGGAGTATGTGCAATGAATCTGACTCAGCGCCCGCGGCGTTTGCGTATCTCATCTGCGATGCGTGATCTCGTGCGTGAAACCGAGCTCTCGCCGCGCGATTTTGTCTATCCGATCTTCGTCGTGCCGGGGGAGCAGATCAAGGAAGAGATTCCGAGTATGCCGGGGTGCTTCCACTATTCCGTGGATCAGGTCGCAGGTCTCGCGCGTGAGATTGCGGCGCGCGGCATTCCTGCGGTCGAGGTCTTCGGTCTGCCCGCATATAAGGATGAAATCGGCTCGAGTGCATGGGATATGACGAGCCCTGTCCAGCGCGCAATCACAGCGATCAAAGGGGCGGTGCCGGAGCTGCTTGTGGTCGGGGATGTCTGTCTTTGCCAGTATACGAGTCACGGACATTGCGGTGAGCTGCACGATCACTATGTAGATAATGACGCAACCCTGCCGCACCTCGTCAAGACGGCAGTCAGTCAGGCGCGTGCGGGCGCGGACATCGTTGCGCCCTCGGACATGATGGACGGGCGCGTTGCGGCAATCCGCGCGGGACTCGATGCAGAGGGCTATGTCAACACGAGCATTATGAGCTATGCCGTGAAGTACGCCTCCGGCTACTACGGACCCTTCCGTGATGCAGCGGACAGCACGCCCGCCTTTGGCGATCGGCGGCAGTATCAGATGGATCCCGCGAATGTGCGTGAAGCGCTAAAGGAGGCTGCGCTGGACATGGCGGAGGGGGCGGACATCATCATGGTGAAGCCTGCGCTCGCCTATCTCGATGTTGTGCGTCAGGTCTACGAGGTAACGGATCGTCCCATTGCGGTCTACAATGTGAGCGGAGAGTATGCGATGGTGAAGGCCGCAGCAGCAAACGGCTGGATTGATGAGCAGCGCATTGTCCTGGAGACGCTCACGAGTATGAAGCGTGCGGGGGCGAAGATCATCATTACCTATCATGCGATGGACGCTGCCGCATGGCTGAGTGCGTAAGGAGATATTTATGCGGAATACGAAGCAGTCGAAGGCCGCCTTTGCCGAGGCAAAGGAATATATGCCGGGCGGGGTGAACAGCCCCGTGCGTTCCTTTGCGAACGTGGGCGGAAATCCGCTCTTTATCGCACGCGCAGAGGGTTCTCATATCCACGACATCGACGGGAACGAATACATTGACTACGTTGGGTCATGGGGGCCGATGATCGTCGGTCACGCACATCCGCAGGTGGTGAGCGCCTTGCAGGAGGCTGTGACGCGCGGCACAAGCTACGGCGCGCCGACCCTCCTCGAAACGGAGCTGGCGAAGCTCGTACAGTCAGTCTACCCAACCATCGAGGTCATCCGCATGGTGAACTCGGGGACGGAGGCGACGATGAGCGCGCTCCGTCTTGCGCGCGGCTATACGGGGCGCGACAAGATTGTAAAATTTATCGGATGTTATCACGGACACAGCGACAGCCTGCTCGTCAGCGCCGGCTCGGGGATGGCGACGTTCGGCGTGCCGAGTTCGCCTGGGGTGACGGCGGGCACGGCGGCGGATACGATTGCCGTGCCGTACAATGACGAAGATGCCATTCGTTCCGTCATGGAGCGTGAAGGTGAGCACATCGCCGCAGTCATCGTCGAACCGGTTGCGGGCAACATGGGACTCGTGCTGCCACGTCAGGGC
Encoded proteins:
- a CDS encoding precorrin-2 dehydrogenase/sirohydrochlorin ferrochelatase family protein, with amino-acid sequence MLYPVNLDLSGRLIIVVGGGTVAERKVAGLLAADASVSVRVIAPQMTERLHAFAADERIDWRNERYIRGSLEGAFLVYAATDSPAINAEIAAEANACGSLVNIIDDPHASSFQVPSMLRRGDFLLTASTGGGSPALARAIRMELEQFYPPSFGMWLERAAILRAKLQEELPTSSARTEFWRTALRPDILNMIRCGELEKAEVELRHAALDIGAKSSHGSGRRA
- the hemL gene encoding glutamate-1-semialdehyde 2,1-aminomutase — encoded protein: MRNTKQSKAAFAEAKEYMPGGVNSPVRSFANVGGNPLFIARAEGSHIHDIDGNEYIDYVGSWGPMIVGHAHPQVVSALQEAVTRGTSYGAPTLLETELAKLVQSVYPTIEVIRMVNSGTEATMSALRLARGYTGRDKIVKFIGCYHGHSDSLLVSAGSGMATFGVPSSPGVTAGTAADTIAVPYNDEDAIRSVMEREGEHIAAVIVEPVAGNMGLVLPRQGYLALLRELTQKHGTLLIFDEVMCGFRASLGGAQAAYGIRPDLTCLGKIIGGGLPVAAYGGRREIMERISPAGPVYQAGTLSGNPLAMTAGIETLKILTAEPEEGKADYSRELTIKTKELLLGWQRAAKDAGVPICAHQAGSMFGIFFIDREVYDYADAEAADQEAFRIWFETMLDEGIYLAPSQFETLFLSGAHTDADIAQTIAAAEKGFVAVKKMRG
- the hemA gene encoding glutamyl-tRNA reductase, with amino-acid sequence MQLLTLGLNHRTAPVDVRERVSFSREELRSGLLSLGEYDGLSGLVVLSTCNRTELYASVDDHERGGQALRQFLNDLAQGGDDLDEYLYNYADEEAIRHLFRVASSLDSLVLGEGQILSQVKEAYAIAREAGATSTVLNLLFHRAIAAGKRVRTETRIAYRSVSVSYAAVELAAASLGGLGGCAALIFGAGKMAELTAEHLRAHGIELIYVANRHIERAEKLAERIGGEAIPFDRAMEYATCVDVVVTSTGAPHYVIKAWEARRLMARRQGRKIFLIDIAVPRDVDPDVAGIKGIELYNIDALEAVVDEHLSERQAEAVKAEKIVEEEVDSLLERFKYLSFQPLMALLSGRCERIREREIKRVSAKLPELSEEEGRQVEHMSRMIVRKILRIPMMKLRASAGTADEAFYIEAMRALFKLDAIGETGTSEQRHNHYRYAGK
- the hemC gene encoding hydroxymethylbilane synthase, producing MNSGTITIGTRASKLALWQAEYIAGEIEKRHPDCRVELKKMTTKGDRILDAPLAKIGGKGLFTKELEQAMLAGEIDLAVHSLKDMPTEVPEGLMIGAITARLDAGDAFVSVRYKAIEELPQGARVGTSSLRRRAQLLAVRPDLTILDLRGNVNTRLAKLDAGEFDAIVLAAAGLKRLGLGERIRTILPRAMILPAVGQGALAIECRADDLQVRELIDFLCDPHMTAAATAERAFLRRVEGGCQIPVGVYAEVGEGSMLHVEAMIASVDGMRVCRSRTMGATDTAEKLGIALAEELLDVGGRDILKEIGITV
- the surE gene encoding 5'/3'-nucleotidase SurE, which produces MNILILNDDGIAAEGIRTLARHLAQRHTVTVAAPMHQQSGTSHALTIGRAIEVRADERFDCTHDIRAWAIDGTPTDCAKLYLDAIAEETPDVVLSGINHGSNLGTDVIYSGTVGAAFEGLFHGIPSFALSLVEGSSISYAEAAAYFEGFMEDVLAVMEKPFLLNINFPKELADGQPHFVFCRQGGRDYINAFERIEENGRVHYRVAGEVSDTDKGAGTDIYAVEHGLISVTPVGMDMTDYPLLEECGRLIETR
- the cobA gene encoding uroporphyrinogen-III C-methyltransferase → MSGKVFLVGAGPGDPRLLTVGAMNCLREADVVVYDHLADESILAHVPHGAERIYVGKQSCKHTMRQEDINVLLADKADEGKTVVRLKGGDPFVFGRGGEEALVLLERGVPFEVLPGVTSAISVPAYAGIPVTHRGVAVSFAVITGHEDPTKSESHIRWEHLATGVDTLVFLMGVANLPVITKNLINNGRPADTPAAIIRWGTRADQETFVTTVGEAAEMVQRDGIRPPAIFIVGDVVRLREQLRWFDRADIRPLHGKRILVTRARAQASALTEKLTALGASCIETPVIRITPPANAYAALDHAIGELHSYHWVIFTSVNGVEHFFARLAHAEKDTRALGYAKVAAIGSATAEALRSYGIHADLVPAEFRAEAVVDGLKDILPPRARILLPRAQEARDVLPESLRAHGATVDVASAYETVPELDGGSELAERLMRSEIDIVTFTSSSTVKNLVQQLGNITPLQQVKIACIGPVTADTARNFALEPDIVAEAYTIDGLVNAIKEYVQ
- the hemB gene encoding porphobilinogen synthase, with translation MNLTQRPRRLRISSAMRDLVRETELSPRDFVYPIFVVPGEQIKEEIPSMPGCFHYSVDQVAGLAREIAARGIPAVEVFGLPAYKDEIGSSAWDMTSPVQRAITAIKGAVPELLVVGDVCLCQYTSHGHCGELHDHYVDNDATLPHLVKTAVSQARAGADIVAPSDMMDGRVAAIRAGLDAEGYVNTSIMSYAVKYASGYYGPFRDAADSTPAFGDRRQYQMDPANVREALKEAALDMAEGADIIMVKPALAYLDVVRQVYEVTDRPIAVYNVSGEYAMVKAAAANGWIDEQRIVLETLTSMKRAGAKIIITYHAMDAAAWLSA